A window of Ignavibacterium sp. contains these coding sequences:
- the def gene encoding peptide deformylase translates to MSILPITVCGDKILRKKAARVNEIDDKIINIIADMFETMRNANGIGLAANQIGVNRQIFVVDISPVEGYEKYKPLALINPKIISKSDETSSFEEGCLSIPDLRADIIRPKGIQISYLDTNMKEHTIEADDLLARVIQHEFDHLQGVLFIDYLDDEKKKIYKRHLDKIRKRKLEVQYPISNSSDYLLIK, encoded by the coding sequence ATGTCAATACTTCCTATTACAGTTTGCGGTGATAAAATACTTCGAAAGAAAGCTGCAAGAGTAAATGAAATTGATGATAAAATTATCAACATCATTGCTGATATGTTTGAAACAATGCGAAACGCAAACGGAATCGGATTAGCTGCAAATCAGATTGGAGTTAATCGTCAGATTTTTGTTGTTGATATTTCTCCTGTAGAAGGTTATGAAAAATATAAACCGCTGGCTTTGATAAATCCTAAAATAATTTCAAAGTCAGATGAAACATCTTCATTTGAAGAAGGTTGTTTAAGTATTCCTGATCTTCGTGCTGATATTATAAGACCGAAAGGTATTCAGATTTCATATCTTGATACCAATATGAAAGAGCATACAATTGAAGCTGATGATTTGTTAGCTCGTGTTATTCAACACGAGTTTGATCATCTGCAGGGAGTTTTGTTTATTGATTATCTTGATGACGAAAAGAAAAAAATATATAAAAGACATCTTGATAAAATCAGAAAAAGAAAACTTGAAGTTCAATATCCAATCAGCAATTCTTCCGATTACCTTTTAATTAAATAG
- a CDS encoding DNA methyltransferase: MRKNNKELILESTTLWDFPTQNYGNKPHGNNKYNGVTPAFVIWNLLQRYTKENDLVVDPMCGSGTTIDVAKELNRKVIGYDLNVVRPDVIKNDARHIPLAANSVDFVFIDPPYSDNIKYSDDPRCIGKISCEKTEFFDELEKVAKEIERILKPRKVTAWLIGDQWIKKKFTPTGFLLYQRLEKYFEPVDIICVTRHNQTSNTSVWHNRARKFNFYLRGFKYLIIMQKR; encoded by the coding sequence ATGAGAAAGAACAATAAAGAACTTATTCTTGAATCAACAACTCTCTGGGATTTTCCAACTCAAAATTATGGAAATAAACCACACGGTAACAATAAATACAATGGAGTAACTCCCGCATTTGTAATTTGGAATTTATTACAACGATACACAAAAGAAAATGATTTGGTAGTAGACCCAATGTGTGGAAGTGGAACGACCATAGATGTTGCAAAAGAACTTAACCGAAAAGTTATTGGATACGATTTGAATGTTGTTCGCCCAGATGTAATAAAAAACGATGCGAGACATATTCCATTGGCAGCTAATTCCGTTGATTTCGTTTTCATTGACCCACCTTATTCCGATAATATAAAGTATTCTGATGATCCAAGATGTATTGGAAAAATATCTTGCGAGAAAACAGAGTTCTTTGATGAGTTAGAAAAAGTTGCAAAAGAAATTGAACGAATACTAAAGCCAAGAAAAGTGACAGCGTGGCTCATAGGCGACCAATGGATAAAAAAGAAATTTACTCCTACAGGATTTCTTTTATATCAACGATTAGAAAAATATTTTGAGCCCGTTGATATAATTTGTGTAACTCGGCATAATCAAACTTCTAATACCAGCGTTTGGCACAACCGTGCAAGAAAGTTTAATTTTTACTTACGAGGGTTTAAATATTTAATCATAATGCAAAAAAGATAA
- a CDS encoding PqqD family protein, whose product MFKKNKNLTEVNYLELTPIRSYNHIEEEENKVSVLVPRFTNKFLVKYLVPRLKSPDIKVKLDKFGSAAWLKADGNKNVQQICNELLSEFGEEINPVVERVTKFYTQLYQYQFISFKELKERK is encoded by the coding sequence ATGTTCAAAAAAAATAAAAATCTTACTGAAGTTAATTACTTAGAACTCACACCGATAAGAAGTTATAATCATATTGAGGAGGAAGAAAATAAAGTTTCGGTTTTGGTTCCCAGATTTACAAATAAATTTTTAGTTAAGTATTTAGTACCAAGATTAAAATCTCCGGATATAAAAGTTAAACTTGATAAATTTGGTTCAGCAGCTTGGTTAAAAGCTGATGGAAACAAAAATGTTCAACAGATTTGTAATGAATTACTTTCTGAATTCGGAGAAGAGATAAATCCTGTAGTTGAACGTGTTACAAAATTTTATACTCAGTTATATCAATATCAATTCATAAGTTTCAAAGAACTAAAAGAAAGGAAATAA
- a CDS encoding DNA methyltransferase, whose protein sequence is MSNKEILELASFSEIPVDYSWSFSNMTIKDTSYITHGYYTYPAKFIPQLAARLIRENSKEGDIVIDPFMGSGTTIVESILNNRISIGTDINEIACLLTKVKTTPIKISQLLQEFTNLDFDLKSRINGNFDYFLKNAEQLLPKNERIDYWFLPQQKEKLSIIFARILEIKNKDIRDFFLIAFAQILKSCSIWLQKSVKPTRDPNKKIYEPLTLFLNQSQKMLKKHYEFDKILNPLIKQNIDKYRVVQCSDSRNLPCENEKATLIVTSPPYVTSYEYADLHQLPSLWFGYLNELSDFRRKFIGSAYKGDRGKIDLKSTLAEKIVSELGENKKGREVKNYFADMLETFLEMKRVLKKGGRSCIVIGNTEFNGVKILNAEVFQEQFENIGFKTHDIIHREIPSKMLPSTRDTLTGQFVKTTDKNLKLAYPTEYILIMEKL, encoded by the coding sequence ATGAGTAATAAGGAAATATTAGAACTAGCATCTTTTTCAGAAATCCCCGTTGATTACTCTTGGTCATTTTCAAACATGACTATCAAGGATACTTCATACATTACACACGGGTACTACACATATCCTGCTAAATTTATTCCACAACTCGCGGCACGCCTAATCCGAGAAAATTCCAAAGAGGGAGATATTGTCATTGACCCTTTTATGGGTAGTGGGACGACTATTGTTGAATCCATTTTAAATAACAGAATTAGTATTGGAACAGATATAAACGAAATCGCCTGTTTACTCACAAAAGTTAAGACAACCCCAATTAAAATTTCACAACTTTTGCAAGAGTTCACTAACCTTGATTTTGATTTAAAAAGTAGAATAAATGGAAATTTTGATTACTTCTTGAAAAATGCAGAACAACTTTTACCAAAAAATGAAAGAATTGATTATTGGTTTTTACCCCAGCAAAAAGAAAAATTGTCAATAATTTTTGCAAGGATTTTAGAAATAAAGAATAAAGATATCAGAGATTTTTTCCTAATCGCATTTGCTCAAATCCTAAAATCGTGTTCTATCTGGTTGCAGAAAAGTGTTAAGCCCACACGTGATCCAAATAAAAAAATTTACGAACCGCTTACTTTGTTTCTCAATCAATCACAAAAAATGTTGAAAAAGCATTATGAGTTTGACAAAATTTTAAATCCATTAATAAAACAGAATATTGACAAATACAGAGTTGTACAGTGCAGTGACTCAAGAAATTTACCTTGCGAAAATGAAAAAGCAACACTAATTGTTACAAGCCCACCTTATGTAACTTCTTATGAGTACGCTGATTTACATCAGTTACCTTCCTTGTGGTTTGGTTATTTAAATGAGTTGTCAGATTTCAGGAGAAAATTTATTGGTAGTGCCTATAAAGGAGATAGAGGAAAAATTGATTTGAAAAGTACACTTGCAGAAAAAATTGTTTCAGAATTAGGAGAAAATAAAAAAGGCAGAGAGGTAAAAAATTATTTTGCTGATATGCTAGAAACATTTTTAGAAATGAAAAGAGTTTTGAAAAAAGGTGGTAGATCTTGCATTGTAATTGGTAACACCGAATTTAACGGTGTAAAAATTTTAAATGCAGAAGTTTTTCAAGAACAATTCGAGAATATTGGATTCAAAACTCACGATATAATTCATAGAGAAATTCCTTCAAAAATGCTTCCATCTACGCGAGATACGTTAACGGGACAATTTGTAAAAACAACAGATAAAAATTTAAAGTTGGCTTATCCGACAGAATATATTTTAATAATGGAGAAATTATGA
- a CDS encoding MFS transporter — protein MNQVSVSKPEPTALLRWTVLLLISLGMFGNYYIYDSISPLADLLKSQLGFSDSNIGLLNAIYSFPNIIMVLIGGLIIDRIGTRTSVLIFTTLIMLGSIITAITGNIIVMSIGRLIFGLGAESMIVAITTVIARWFKGKELSFAFGLNLTVARLGSFLALNSPTWGKSLYEFWQTPLWVTVAAGVFAFLSIIVYFFLDVYASKNYALASEGEQDKILLSDILRIQESKRWMYLGLILLVIVILLFIAPENWSIYLILFIVSALALFLKSSSFSKSFWYITALCVTFYSAMFPFQTFAIKFFQEAHGTSREVGGNLSSILTLAAMVFTPLFGLLADKIGKRSLLMMFGSLLIIPVYLMMAYKVGRPDIMTDSDFIHISIKFFDIDAMIPIYLIYPMAMMGIAFSLVPAVMWPSVALIVPNAKLGTAYGLMTMIQNIGLFGFNLLIGFANDISGASAENPAGYNLGMWIFSILGFLGLLFAFLLRRSELGSGGHGLENGMQKS, from the coding sequence ATGAACCAAGTTTCTGTTTCTAAACCTGAACCAACTGCATTACTTCGCTGGACAGTTTTACTTCTGATAAGTCTGGGAATGTTTGGTAATTACTATATCTATGATAGTATTAGTCCGCTTGCTGATTTGCTGAAATCACAACTCGGATTTTCAGATTCCAATATTGGCTTGCTTAATGCGATATACTCTTTTCCAAACATAATAATGGTATTGATTGGCGGATTGATAATAGACCGAATCGGCACACGAACTTCAGTTCTGATTTTTACAACACTGATTATGCTCGGTTCTATTATCACTGCAATCACAGGAAATATTATTGTGATGTCAATCGGAAGATTAATTTTTGGTTTAGGTGCTGAATCAATGATTGTTGCAATCACTACTGTAATTGCAAGATGGTTCAAAGGTAAGGAATTATCATTTGCTTTCGGATTGAATTTAACCGTTGCACGACTTGGTTCATTTCTCGCGCTTAATTCTCCAACCTGGGGAAAATCATTGTATGAATTCTGGCAAACACCGCTTTGGGTTACTGTTGCTGCCGGTGTGTTTGCATTCTTAAGTATCATTGTGTACTTCTTCCTTGATGTTTATGCTTCAAAAAATTATGCGTTGGCTAGCGAAGGTGAGCAGGATAAAATTCTTCTTTCTGATATCCTAAGAATTCAGGAAAGCAAAAGATGGATGTATCTTGGATTAATTTTATTAGTAATAGTCATACTACTTTTCATTGCGCCGGAAAACTGGTCAATCTACTTAATTCTTTTTATTGTTTCTGCGCTTGCATTATTTCTTAAATCATCTTCATTCTCAAAATCATTCTGGTACATCACAGCGCTTTGCGTTACATTTTATTCAGCAATGTTTCCATTCCAGACTTTTGCAATTAAATTTTTTCAGGAAGCACACGGAACTAGCAGAGAAGTTGGTGGAAATCTCTCAAGTATTCTTACTCTTGCTGCAATGGTTTTCACTCCATTATTTGGTTTGCTGGCAGATAAAATCGGGAAGCGCTCTTTACTAATGATGTTCGGTTCTTTGTTGATTATTCCTGTTTATCTTATGATGGCATATAAAGTCGGAAGACCAGATATAATGACCGACAGTGATTTTATTCATATCAGTATAAAATTTTTTGACATTGATGCGATGATTCCAATCTATTTGATTTATCCGATGGCAATGATGGGAATAGCATTTTCGCTTGTTCCTGCTGTGATGTGGCCCTCTGTAGCTTTAATTGTTCCAAACGCAAAGCTTGGAACAGCTTATGGATTAATGACAATGATTCAGAATATTGGTTTGTTTGGATTTAATCTTTTGATTGGATTTGCAAATGATATTTCAGGTGCAAGTGCTGAGAATCCTGCAGGATACAATCTTGGAATGTGGATATTTTCAATATTAGGTTTTCTTGGATTGTTATTTGCATTCCTTTTAAGAAGAAGTGAACTTGGTTCCGGTGGACACGGTTTGGAAAATGGAATGCAAAAATCTTAG
- a CDS encoding oligopeptide transporter, OPT family has product MSEQKRFVPFVSPETNMAEFTIRALVIGLIMSVVLGAANAYLGLKAGMTIAATYPAAVIGMAVLRIFKGSILEENFARTVGSIGESVAAGAIFTIPAFMIAGVWQEFWSVRHYLEATAIMFVGGVVGILFVTILRRVMVEDRELPFPESVAASEIHKAGRSGKSGAKFLFWAMGLGALIQILKQVQFFAASWEKFIYFAKQKLSFSGGASVEASGGALLSTPGVSPAYMGVGYIIGPNLAALNFTGGLLAWGLFVPLLLYFLGPELLSSLQANGVTEVTDETWIGLANQVWRSIVRPIAIGGMLMSAAYTLYRMRKSLGAGLSRAIGDVKKAAAGSSHEEVRTEKDMPFKWVFIGLILASVATFIIYNYFSGDVVAALVATIVMIVAGFFFAAVSGYLVGLIGSSNNPISGLTISTLIVAAILMVALGVTGMPGIAAVLGVAAVICVAAAVAGEMLQDLKVGHILGGTPWKMQVGDLFGILLSAAVMFFPLLILHQGDINTGGTGLGGKAYPAPQASLMAILAKGIVGGDMAWPLIIVGILMAIGFILLKVKSPMLVCVGMYLPLETSFAIFIGGLIKGILDKISEKRKLNDAQKARVENNGVLLASGLIAGEALVGLLFAFFAVVEIQTPRIFEAPSFLVSLLVFVVVGYVLISTPLKNAGRPDEPAPPSAMA; this is encoded by the coding sequence ATGTCAGAGCAAAAACGATTTGTTCCTTTCGTCTCACCTGAAACCAATATGGCCGAATTTACTATCCGCGCACTTGTTATTGGTTTAATTATGTCAGTTGTTCTTGGAGCAGCAAATGCATATCTCGGATTAAAAGCAGGTATGACTATAGCTGCAACTTATCCTGCTGCTGTAATCGGAATGGCAGTTTTAAGAATCTTTAAAGGTTCAATTCTCGAAGAAAACTTTGCAAGAACAGTTGGTTCGATTGGCGAATCCGTTGCTGCCGGCGCAATCTTCACTATTCCAGCCTTTATGATTGCAGGAGTCTGGCAGGAATTCTGGTCTGTTCGTCATTATCTTGAAGCAACTGCAATAATGTTTGTTGGTGGTGTAGTCGGAATTTTGTTTGTTACAATACTCCGCAGAGTAATGGTTGAAGATCGTGAACTTCCATTTCCTGAATCTGTTGCAGCTTCAGAAATTCATAAAGCAGGAAGATCAGGCAAAAGCGGGGCAAAGTTTTTATTCTGGGCAATGGGTTTGGGTGCTTTAATTCAAATCCTTAAACAAGTTCAGTTCTTTGCTGCTTCCTGGGAAAAATTCATTTACTTCGCAAAACAAAAATTATCTTTCTCAGGTGGTGCTTCGGTTGAAGCAAGTGGTGGAGCATTATTAAGCACTCCTGGAGTAAGTCCTGCATATATGGGAGTTGGTTATATTATCGGACCAAACTTAGCTGCACTTAACTTTACCGGTGGATTACTTGCCTGGGGTTTATTCGTTCCTTTGCTTTTATATTTCTTAGGTCCGGAACTTCTTTCTTCATTGCAGGCAAATGGTGTTACCGAAGTTACTGATGAAACCTGGATTGGATTGGCAAATCAGGTGTGGCGTTCGATAGTCAGACCGATTGCAATTGGTGGAATGTTAATGTCTGCTGCTTATACTTTATACAGAATGAGAAAAAGTTTAGGTGCCGGATTAAGTCGTGCAATTGGTGATGTTAAAAAAGCTGCTGCAGGTTCTTCTCACGAAGAAGTCAGAACTGAAAAAGATATGCCTTTCAAATGGGTTTTCATCGGATTGATTCTTGCATCGGTTGCTACTTTTATAATTTATAATTACTTCTCGGGTGATGTTGTTGCAGCATTGGTTGCTACAATTGTTATGATTGTTGCAGGATTTTTCTTCGCTGCAGTTTCGGGTTACCTTGTTGGATTAATCGGTTCAAGTAACAACCCAATTTCCGGATTAACAATATCAACACTCATCGTAGCAGCAATTCTTATGGTTGCTCTGGGTGTTACAGGAATGCCGGGAATAGCTGCTGTACTTGGTGTTGCTGCAGTTATTTGTGTTGCTGCTGCAGTTGCAGGTGAAATGTTACAAGACCTTAAAGTTGGACATATTCTCGGTGGTACTCCGTGGAAGATGCAGGTTGGTGATTTATTCGGTATTCTTCTTTCAGCAGCAGTAATGTTTTTCCCATTGTTAATTCTTCATCAGGGAGATATTAACACTGGTGGAACCGGATTGGGAGGTAAAGCTTATCCTGCACCACAGGCAAGTTTAATGGCAATTCTTGCTAAAGGAATTGTTGGTGGTGATATGGCCTGGCCATTAATTATCGTTGGAATTTTAATGGCAATTGGATTTATTCTTCTGAAAGTTAAAAGCCCAATGTTGGTTTGTGTAGGAATGTATCTGCCACTCGAAACATCATTCGCAATTTTCATTGGTGGTTTGATTAAAGGTATCCTTGATAAAATTTCAGAAAAAAGAAAATTAAATGACGCTCAGAAAGCAAGAGTTGAAAACAATGGTGTTCTTCTTGCTTCCGGTCTTATTGCTGGTGAAGCATTGGTAGGATTATTATTCGCGTTCTTTGCAGTTGTTGAAATTCAGACTCCAAGAATTTTCGAAGCTCCTTCATTCTTGGTAAGCTTATTAGTTTTTGTAGTGGTAGGTTATGTCTTGATTTCAACTCCGTTAAAGAATGCAGGCAGACCTGATGAACCCGCACCTCCAAGTGCAATGGCTTAA
- a CDS encoding aminoacyl-histidine dipeptidase, with the protein MGEILGHLKPALVWNHFEEICKYPRPSKKEEKIAQYVVSVGKRLGLEVEKDKFGNILIRKPATPGMENRKTVTLQSHIDMVCEKNRDVEHDFDNDPIQPYIDGDWVKAKGTTLGADNGIGVAAALAVLESNDLQHGPIEALFTLDEETGLTGASSLKKGWLKGDILINMDSEELGTLYIGCAGGKNTQAKFKFKPEKSPRNYVAFEAKVAGLKGGHSGLEIHVGRGNAIKILNRLLWTYSRDKKLRIAKIEGGNKHNAIPREAFAVILVPKADEKKFKKFVAEYNTTVKDEFATVEPDLSVSVEKHQMPDKVMDEKTQAKLLNALYAVPHGVIKMSADIPELVETSTNLATIVTDGKFVNIVTSQRSSVASEIKDITNMVSAVFELAGAELNYGDGYPGWKPDVHSEILQVFKSTFANMYGKEPEVKAIHAGLECGIIKEKYPQMDMISFGPTMFGVHSPDERLQISTVPEFWNQLVNVLKNIPVKS; encoded by the coding sequence ATGGGAGAAATATTAGGACATCTAAAACCCGCACTGGTTTGGAATCACTTCGAAGAAATCTGCAAATATCCTCGTCCTTCCAAAAAGGAAGAGAAGATTGCCCAATATGTTGTTTCTGTTGGTAAAAGACTTGGTCTTGAAGTAGAAAAAGATAAGTTTGGTAATATTCTGATTAGAAAACCTGCAACTCCCGGAATGGAAAACAGAAAAACTGTAACTCTTCAATCGCATATTGATATGGTTTGCGAAAAGAATCGTGATGTTGAACATGATTTTGATAACGATCCGATTCAACCATATATTGATGGCGATTGGGTAAAAGCAAAAGGAACTACACTTGGTGCTGATAATGGAATTGGTGTAGCTGCTGCTTTGGCAGTTCTTGAATCGAATGATTTGCAGCACGGACCAATTGAAGCATTGTTCACTCTTGATGAAGAAACCGGTTTAACCGGTGCTTCAAGTTTGAAAAAAGGTTGGTTGAAAGGTGATATACTCATTAACATGGATTCTGAAGAACTCGGCACTTTATATATCGGATGTGCTGGCGGAAAAAACACTCAGGCAAAGTTCAAATTTAAACCTGAAAAATCTCCTCGTAATTATGTTGCCTTTGAAGCTAAAGTTGCCGGATTAAAAGGTGGCCATTCAGGACTCGAAATTCATGTTGGAAGAGGAAATGCAATTAAGATTCTTAACAGATTATTGTGGACTTATTCACGAGATAAAAAATTAAGAATTGCTAAAATTGAAGGCGGGAATAAACACAATGCAATTCCTCGCGAAGCATTTGCAGTTATTCTTGTTCCAAAAGCTGATGAAAAGAAATTCAAAAAGTTTGTTGCGGAATACAATACGACAGTAAAAGATGAGTTCGCAACTGTTGAACCTGATTTATCAGTTTCAGTTGAAAAGCATCAAATGCCTGACAAAGTAATGGATGAAAAAACTCAGGCAAAACTTCTGAATGCTCTTTATGCTGTTCCTCACGGTGTAATCAAAATGTCTGCTGATATTCCGGAACTTGTAGAAACATCTACCAACCTTGCTACTATTGTAACCGACGGAAAATTTGTTAACATAGTTACTAGTCAACGAAGCTCTGTTGCATCAGAAATAAAAGACATAACAAATATGGTATCTGCGGTCTTTGAACTTGCTGGTGCTGAATTAAATTATGGCGATGGATATCCTGGCTGGAAACCTGATGTTCATTCTGAAATTCTTCAGGTATTTAAATCAACATTTGCAAATATGTATGGAAAAGAACCTGAAGTAAAAGCAATTCACGCTGGACTTGAATGCGGAATAATCAAAGAAAAATATCCGCAAATGGATATGATTTCTTTTGGACCTACAATGTTTGGTGTTCATTCACCTGATGAAAGATTACAGATTTCTACCGTACCTGAATTCTGGAATCAACTTGTAAATGTTTTGAAAAATATTCCGGTCAAATCATAA
- a CDS encoding BsaWI family type II restriction enzyme yields MTINDLIILYEKKKEKFGKDAYRHISNLLREAKAQHQKDFEGDDHEQSWRSFKGKNLEKLIEYIIVDEVRSLELEVVNGNLLERTNGKNLPEVLGKVKRNLLIDYGEFGSHLPDVDIVIYNPKDSKIIAVLSSKVTLRERIAQTGYWKIKLASDKVTQHIKVYFVTPDEDGTLTTKIPAKKGRAIVETDLDGSYVLSETDIEESNKVKMFDKFIEDLRKIIQ; encoded by the coding sequence ATGACTATCAATGACCTTATAATACTTTACGAAAAGAAAAAAGAGAAATTCGGGAAAGATGCATATCGTCACATTTCGAATCTTTTGCGAGAAGCAAAAGCTCAACATCAGAAAGATTTTGAGGGAGATGATCACGAACAATCCTGGAGATCATTTAAAGGTAAAAATCTTGAAAAACTAATTGAATACATAATCGTAGATGAAGTCAGAAGTTTGGAACTTGAAGTAGTAAATGGAAATCTACTTGAACGAACTAACGGAAAAAATTTACCTGAAGTTTTAGGAAAAGTAAAAAGAAACTTGCTTATTGATTACGGAGAGTTTGGCTCACATCTCCCTGATGTAGATATAGTTATTTATAATCCGAAAGACAGTAAAATAATTGCAGTGCTTTCAAGTAAAGTAACTTTGAGAGAGAGAATTGCACAAACTGGTTATTGGAAAATAAAACTTGCTTCAGATAAAGTTACACAGCACATAAAAGTTTATTTTGTTACACCAGACGAAGACGGAACGCTCACAACAAAAATACCAGCAAAGAAAGGTAGAGCAATAGTTGAAACGGATTTAGATGGAAGCTATGTTTTGAGTGAGACAGATATAGAGGAAAGTAACAAGGTTAAAATGTTTGACAAATTTATTGAAGATTTAAGAAAAATAATTCAATGA
- a CDS encoding aminopeptidase translates to MKKKLTKLDSACVIAIRDCMGTKPEEKILVITDEQKREIGLALHENAIRLGYYSLLVEMKSGKINGEEPPAEVAELMQKFDVVFCPTAKSLTHTNARRTASAKGVRVATFPGITKEVMIRGMNANYKKIAALSIKLKEILEKGKFIRVTAPAGTDISFSIEGRTAYASKGLFHAKGESGNLPTGETFLAPVEGTANGIFVVDGSMAGLGLIKNANIRIEVENGYATKISGGTLARKLKQQLDSVGKDARNIAEFGIGTNDSAKLSGILLEDEKVMGTIHIALGNNVSMGGSVNVPIHLDGVVKKPTVWLDDKLLMKDGKLLIK, encoded by the coding sequence ATGAAAAAGAAATTAACAAAACTTGATAGTGCTTGTGTTATAGCAATCAGGGATTGTATGGGCACTAAACCAGAAGAAAAAATTTTGGTAATTACAGATGAACAAAAGAGAGAAATCGGATTAGCACTTCACGAGAATGCAATCAGATTGGGTTATTATTCTTTGCTTGTGGAGATGAAATCCGGAAAAATAAATGGCGAAGAACCTCCTGCAGAAGTTGCAGAGTTAATGCAGAAGTTCGATGTGGTCTTTTGTCCGACTGCAAAATCACTTACTCATACAAACGCAAGAAGAACTGCTTCTGCCAAAGGTGTAAGAGTTGCAACATTTCCGGGAATTACTAAAGAAGTTATGATTCGCGGAATGAATGCAAACTATAAAAAAATAGCTGCACTCTCAATTAAGCTAAAGGAAATTCTTGAGAAGGGAAAATTTATCAGAGTTACTGCACCAGCCGGAACTGATATTTCATTTTCGATTGAAGGACGAACTGCTTATGCAAGCAAAGGATTATTTCATGCAAAAGGTGAAAGCGGAAATCTTCCAACAGGTGAAACATTTTTAGCTCCTGTTGAAGGAACTGCAAACGGAATTTTTGTAGTTGATGGTTCTATGGCAGGTTTGGGATTAATTAAAAATGCAAATATCAGAATTGAAGTTGAAAATGGTTATGCTACAAAAATATCAGGCGGAACTTTAGCAAGAAAACTAAAGCAACAACTTGATTCTGTTGGGAAAGATGCACGAAACATTGCGGAGTTCGGAATAGGTACTAATGATTCTGCAAAGCTTAGCGGAATTCTGCTTGAGGATGAAAAAGTTATGGGAACGATTCATATTGCTTTAGGAAATAATGTTTCTATGGGTGGAAGTGTAAATGTTCCTATTCATCTTGATGGTGTTGTTAAAAAACCAACTGTTTGGCTTGATGATAAATTGTTAATGAAAGATGGAAAGCTCCTGATAAAATGA
- the fmt gene encoding methionyl-tRNA formyltransferase — MRIVFMGTPDFSIPSLNAIYQSKHDLIAVVTTPDKERGRGQKVTFTPVKQFAVENNIPVFQPEKLKGNDEFVNQMKELQPDLFVVVAFRILPKEIFEIPKYGSFNLHASLLPKYRGAAPIQWAIIKGETETGLTTFKLAEKVDTGNIYLQVKVPVYPEDNFGTLHDRLSELGADVVMKTISLIESGNYQLLPQDDSLASPAPKITKEICKIDWNKPAEEIHNLVRGLSPYPAAFFVHNEKVIKVYKTEVVKEIKLAPAEFHQTKKELIVGCGKDAIKILEIQQEGKKRMSIEEFLRGFRFG; from the coding sequence ATGAGAATTGTTTTTATGGGCACACCTGATTTTTCAATTCCTTCACTTAACGCAATTTATCAAAGCAAACACGATTTAATTGCCGTCGTAACTACTCCCGATAAAGAACGCGGCAGGGGACAGAAAGTTACATTCACACCGGTTAAACAATTTGCAGTTGAAAATAACATTCCCGTATTTCAACCTGAAAAACTGAAGGGTAACGACGAATTCGTTAATCAGATGAAAGAACTTCAACCTGATTTATTTGTTGTGGTTGCATTCAGGATTTTGCCGAAAGAGATTTTTGAAATTCCGAAATATGGCTCGTTCAATCTTCACGCATCATTGCTTCCGAAATATCGTGGTGCCGCACCGATTCAATGGGCAATTATAAAAGGAGAAACGGAAACCGGATTGACTACCTTTAAATTGGCTGAAAAAGTTGATACCGGAAATATCTATCTTCAGGTTAAAGTACCGGTTTATCCCGAAGACAATTTTGGAACACTGCACGACAGATTGAGTGAACTCGGTGCCGATGTTGTTATGAAAACTATCAGTTTAATTGAAAGTGGAAATTATCAGTTGCTTCCGCAGGATGATTCGCTTGCATCACCCGCACCAAAAATCACAAAAGAAATTTGTAAAATTGATTGGAACAAACCTGCCGAAGAAATTCACAATCTTGTTAGAGGTTTGTCACCATATCCTGCTGCATTCTTTGTTCACAATGAAAAAGTAATTAAAGTTTACAAGACCGAAGTTGTAAAAGAAATTAAGTTAGCACCAGCAGAGTTTCATCAAACAAAAAAAGAATTAATTGTAGGTTGCGGAAAAGATGCAATTAAAATTCTTGAAATCCAGCAGGAAGGGAAGAAGCGAATGAGCATTGAAGAGTTTTTAAGAGGGTTTAGGTTTGGATAA